One stretch of Ictalurus punctatus breed USDA103 chromosome 5, Coco_2.0, whole genome shotgun sequence DNA includes these proteins:
- the LOC108265591 gene encoding torsin-1A-interacting protein 2 isoform X2 — MDRVDLERESAELRRSTRQLRNKGVFAIDLRPRGALKRKRNITAFTTTEECGTDEGSPDKVSRLQMEKDAEDGHENGDQNNTVEMDAEEHEDQNEDMSSEDESENCEAVMNTKPLIQEDVIRTLRVGNLETEEMRAFLRRQSNSHQKSPAPELSKLTGCGDTVHGSQILSREPSRTGSASINLKPQENRADILTVRSSIRQYHNKMEEKARGVSAADHQGRDRYPYVKGHATHIYKTNNLPAEKQSLDHTNIELRKKVTTKVGSTPPSRDVWGVCRWLQWAVLLLASLVLGLMAYQHFPASSRTNEHHNRLLYSASFETHLAELKPLFPSQRPELWKRTEIHLKRHLNLTDPTEPVSLILTSGQAAEKTLGCLAQQLAEAFSNAFNSSVLGIDGTSKSVKDSDQVKLDIDKALKEAFEGGTQAAVIHRFEELPPGSTLIFYRYCDHENSAFKKVFLVFTVMLPVAELDFKLSLNEVEEQVQEYLKKKFVSSDGTVEFNQMDVDKLSGLWSRISHLILPVTAEQKIEHHGCGE; from the exons ATGGATCGCGTCGATTTGGAAAGAGAGAGTGCTGAATTGAGAAGAAGCACCAGACAGTTGAGGAATAAAG GAGTTTTTGCAATTGATCTGAGACCGAGAGGAGCGCtgaagaggaagagaaacaTCACAGCTTTTACCACCACTGAAGAGTGTGGCACAGATGAAG GATCTCCAGATAAGGTCTCCAGGCTTCAGATGGAGAAGGACGCAGAAGATGGACATGAGAATGGGGACCAAAATAATACAGTGGAAATGGATGCGGAGGAACATGAAGATCAGAACGAAGACATGAGTTCAGAGGATGAAAGTGAAAATTGTGAGGCAGTCATGAACA CAAAACCTCTCATCCAGGAGGATGTGATCAGAACACTGCGTGTGGGGAATCTGGAAACAGAGGAGATGAGGGCATTCTTACGGCGGCAAAGCAACTCGCATCAAAAGTCACCGGCACCAGAGCTGTCCAAACTGACAGGGTGTGGAGACACAGTTCATGGTTCTCAGATTTTATCAAGAG AACCCTCCAGAACAGGCTCTGCTTCTATCAATCTCAAACCACAGGAGAACAGGGCAGACATTTTGACAGTGAGGAGCAGTATAAGACAGTATCACAACAAAATGGAGGAGAAAGCCAGAG GTGTTTCTGCTGCTGATCATCAGGGCAGGGACAGGTATCCATATGTGAAAGGTCACGCAACACACATCTACAAGACAAATAAccttcctgctgaaaaacaGTCCCTAGACCACACAAACATAG AATTAAGGAAAAAAGTTACCACAAAAGTAGGTTCAACACCCCCCTCAAGAG ATGTATGGGGTGTATGCAGGTGGCTTCAGTGGGCTGTGCTCCTGCTGGCTTCACTTGTGTTGGGCTTAATGGCTTATCAACACTTTCCGGCCTCATCCAGAACAAATGAACATCACAACAGATTGTTGTACAGTGCATCTTTCGAAACCCACTTGGCTGAACTAAAGCCGTTATTCCCTAGCCAGCGACCAGAACTCTGGAAAAGGACTGAGATCCATCTTAAGCGCCACCTTAATCTGACCGATCCAACTGAACCAGTGAGTCTCATCCTAACCTCTGGTCAAGCGGCTGAGAAGACTCTGGGCTGTCTGGCGCAACAGTTAGCTGAGGCATTTTCTAACGCTTTCAACTCCTCAGTACTGGGTATTGATGGAACCAGCAAAAGTGTAAAAGACAGCGACCAGGTTAAGCTGGACATTGATAAAGCGCTGAAAGAGGCCTTTGAAGGTGGTACACAGGCAGCTGTTATTCACCGTTTTGAAGAGCTTCCTCCTGGATCTACACTCATCTTCTACCGCTACTGTGATCATGAGAATTCTGCCTTTAAGAAAGTCTTTTTGGTTTTCACTGTGATGCTCCCTGTTGCTGAGCTAGATTTCAAACTCAGTCTGAATGAAGTGGAAGAGCAGGTGCAAGagtacttaaaaaagaagtttGTCTCCTCTGACGGGACTGTTGAGTTTAACCAGATGGATGTAGACAAGCTAAGTGGGCTGTGGAGCAGAATCTCCCATCTCATCCTACCAGTAACTGCAGAGCAGAAGATCGAACATCATGGATGTGGGGAGTGA
- the LOC108265591 gene encoding torsin-1A-interacting protein 2 isoform X4, whose product MDRVDLERESAELRRSTRQLRNKGVFAIDLRPRGALKRKRNITAFTTTEECGTDEGSPDKVSRLQMEKDAEDGHENGDQNNTVEMDAEEHEDQNEDMSSEDESENCEAVMNTKPLIQEDVIRTLRVGNLETEEMRAFLRRQSNSHQKSPAPELSKLTGCGDTVHGSQILSREPSRTGSASINLKPQENRADILTVRSSIRQYHNKMEEKARGVSAADHQGRDRYPYVKGHATHIYKTNNLPAEKQSLDHTNIADVWGVCRWLQWAVLLLASLVLGLMAYQHFPASSRTNEHHNRLLYSASFETHLAELKPLFPSQRPELWKRTEIHLKRHLNLTDPTEPVSLILTSGQAAEKTLGCLAQQLAEAFSNAFNSSVLGIDGTSKSVKDSDQVKLDIDKALKEAFEGGTQAAVIHRFEELPPGSTLIFYRYCDHENSAFKKVFLVFTVMLPVAELDFKLSLNEVEEQVQEYLKKKFVSSDGTVEFNQMDVDKLSGLWSRISHLILPVTAEQKIEHHGCGE is encoded by the exons ATGGATCGCGTCGATTTGGAAAGAGAGAGTGCTGAATTGAGAAGAAGCACCAGACAGTTGAGGAATAAAG GAGTTTTTGCAATTGATCTGAGACCGAGAGGAGCGCtgaagaggaagagaaacaTCACAGCTTTTACCACCACTGAAGAGTGTGGCACAGATGAAG GATCTCCAGATAAGGTCTCCAGGCTTCAGATGGAGAAGGACGCAGAAGATGGACATGAGAATGGGGACCAAAATAATACAGTGGAAATGGATGCGGAGGAACATGAAGATCAGAACGAAGACATGAGTTCAGAGGATGAAAGTGAAAATTGTGAGGCAGTCATGAACA CAAAACCTCTCATCCAGGAGGATGTGATCAGAACACTGCGTGTGGGGAATCTGGAAACAGAGGAGATGAGGGCATTCTTACGGCGGCAAAGCAACTCGCATCAAAAGTCACCGGCACCAGAGCTGTCCAAACTGACAGGGTGTGGAGACACAGTTCATGGTTCTCAGATTTTATCAAGAG AACCCTCCAGAACAGGCTCTGCTTCTATCAATCTCAAACCACAGGAGAACAGGGCAGACATTTTGACAGTGAGGAGCAGTATAAGACAGTATCACAACAAAATGGAGGAGAAAGCCAGAG GTGTTTCTGCTGCTGATCATCAGGGCAGGGACAGGTATCCATATGTGAAAGGTCACGCAACACACATCTACAAGACAAATAAccttcctgctgaaaaacaGTCCCTAGACCACACAAACATAG CAGATGTATGGGGTGTATGCAGGTGGCTTCAGTGGGCTGTGCTCCTGCTGGCTTCACTTGTGTTGGGCTTAATGGCTTATCAACACTTTCCGGCCTCATCCAGAACAAATGAACATCACAACAGATTGTTGTACAGTGCATCTTTCGAAACCCACTTGGCTGAACTAAAGCCGTTATTCCCTAGCCAGCGACCAGAACTCTGGAAAAGGACTGAGATCCATCTTAAGCGCCACCTTAATCTGACCGATCCAACTGAACCAGTGAGTCTCATCCTAACCTCTGGTCAAGCGGCTGAGAAGACTCTGGGCTGTCTGGCGCAACAGTTAGCTGAGGCATTTTCTAACGCTTTCAACTCCTCAGTACTGGGTATTGATGGAACCAGCAAAAGTGTAAAAGACAGCGACCAGGTTAAGCTGGACATTGATAAAGCGCTGAAAGAGGCCTTTGAAGGTGGTACACAGGCAGCTGTTATTCACCGTTTTGAAGAGCTTCCTCCTGGATCTACACTCATCTTCTACCGCTACTGTGATCATGAGAATTCTGCCTTTAAGAAAGTCTTTTTGGTTTTCACTGTGATGCTCCCTGTTGCTGAGCTAGATTTCAAACTCAGTCTGAATGAAGTGGAAGAGCAGGTGCAAGagtacttaaaaaagaagtttGTCTCCTCTGACGGGACTGTTGAGTTTAACCAGATGGATGTAGACAAGCTAAGTGGGCTGTGGAGCAGAATCTCCCATCTCATCCTACCAGTAACTGCAGAGCAGAAGATCGAACATCATGGATGTGGGGAGTGA
- the LOC108265591 gene encoding torsin-1A-interacting protein 2 isoform X1 has translation MDRVDLERESAELRRSTRQLRNKGVFAIDLRPRGALKRKRNITAFTTTEECGTDEGSPDKVSRLQMEKDAEDGHENGDQNNTVEMDAEEHEDQNEDMSSEDESENCEAVMNTKPLIQEDVIRTLRVGNLETEEMRAFLRRQSNSHQKSPAPELSKLTGCGDTVHGSQILSREPSRTGSASINLKPQENRADILTVRSSIRQYHNKMEEKARGVSAADHQGRDRYPYVKGHATHIYKTNNLPAEKQSLDHTNIELRKKVTTKVGSTPPSRADVWGVCRWLQWAVLLLASLVLGLMAYQHFPASSRTNEHHNRLLYSASFETHLAELKPLFPSQRPELWKRTEIHLKRHLNLTDPTEPVSLILTSGQAAEKTLGCLAQQLAEAFSNAFNSSVLGIDGTSKSVKDSDQVKLDIDKALKEAFEGGTQAAVIHRFEELPPGSTLIFYRYCDHENSAFKKVFLVFTVMLPVAELDFKLSLNEVEEQVQEYLKKKFVSSDGTVEFNQMDVDKLSGLWSRISHLILPVTAEQKIEHHGCGE, from the exons ATGGATCGCGTCGATTTGGAAAGAGAGAGTGCTGAATTGAGAAGAAGCACCAGACAGTTGAGGAATAAAG GAGTTTTTGCAATTGATCTGAGACCGAGAGGAGCGCtgaagaggaagagaaacaTCACAGCTTTTACCACCACTGAAGAGTGTGGCACAGATGAAG GATCTCCAGATAAGGTCTCCAGGCTTCAGATGGAGAAGGACGCAGAAGATGGACATGAGAATGGGGACCAAAATAATACAGTGGAAATGGATGCGGAGGAACATGAAGATCAGAACGAAGACATGAGTTCAGAGGATGAAAGTGAAAATTGTGAGGCAGTCATGAACA CAAAACCTCTCATCCAGGAGGATGTGATCAGAACACTGCGTGTGGGGAATCTGGAAACAGAGGAGATGAGGGCATTCTTACGGCGGCAAAGCAACTCGCATCAAAAGTCACCGGCACCAGAGCTGTCCAAACTGACAGGGTGTGGAGACACAGTTCATGGTTCTCAGATTTTATCAAGAG AACCCTCCAGAACAGGCTCTGCTTCTATCAATCTCAAACCACAGGAGAACAGGGCAGACATTTTGACAGTGAGGAGCAGTATAAGACAGTATCACAACAAAATGGAGGAGAAAGCCAGAG GTGTTTCTGCTGCTGATCATCAGGGCAGGGACAGGTATCCATATGTGAAAGGTCACGCAACACACATCTACAAGACAAATAAccttcctgctgaaaaacaGTCCCTAGACCACACAAACATAG AATTAAGGAAAAAAGTTACCACAAAAGTAGGTTCAACACCCCCCTCAAGAG CAGATGTATGGGGTGTATGCAGGTGGCTTCAGTGGGCTGTGCTCCTGCTGGCTTCACTTGTGTTGGGCTTAATGGCTTATCAACACTTTCCGGCCTCATCCAGAACAAATGAACATCACAACAGATTGTTGTACAGTGCATCTTTCGAAACCCACTTGGCTGAACTAAAGCCGTTATTCCCTAGCCAGCGACCAGAACTCTGGAAAAGGACTGAGATCCATCTTAAGCGCCACCTTAATCTGACCGATCCAACTGAACCAGTGAGTCTCATCCTAACCTCTGGTCAAGCGGCTGAGAAGACTCTGGGCTGTCTGGCGCAACAGTTAGCTGAGGCATTTTCTAACGCTTTCAACTCCTCAGTACTGGGTATTGATGGAACCAGCAAAAGTGTAAAAGACAGCGACCAGGTTAAGCTGGACATTGATAAAGCGCTGAAAGAGGCCTTTGAAGGTGGTACACAGGCAGCTGTTATTCACCGTTTTGAAGAGCTTCCTCCTGGATCTACACTCATCTTCTACCGCTACTGTGATCATGAGAATTCTGCCTTTAAGAAAGTCTTTTTGGTTTTCACTGTGATGCTCCCTGTTGCTGAGCTAGATTTCAAACTCAGTCTGAATGAAGTGGAAGAGCAGGTGCAAGagtacttaaaaaagaagtttGTCTCCTCTGACGGGACTGTTGAGTTTAACCAGATGGATGTAGACAAGCTAAGTGGGCTGTGGAGCAGAATCTCCCATCTCATCCTACCAGTAACTGCAGAGCAGAAGATCGAACATCATGGATGTGGGGAGTGA
- the LOC108265591 gene encoding torsin-1A-interacting protein 2 isoform X3 produces MDRVDLERESAELRRSTRQLRNKGVFAIDLRPRGALKRKRNITAFTTTEECGTDEGSPDKVSRLQMEKDAEDGHENGDQNNTVEMDAEEHEDQNEDMSSEDESENSKPLIQEDVIRTLRVGNLETEEMRAFLRRQSNSHQKSPAPELSKLTGCGDTVHGSQILSREPSRTGSASINLKPQENRADILTVRSSIRQYHNKMEEKARGVSAADHQGRDRYPYVKGHATHIYKTNNLPAEKQSLDHTNIELRKKVTTKVGSTPPSRADVWGVCRWLQWAVLLLASLVLGLMAYQHFPASSRTNEHHNRLLYSASFETHLAELKPLFPSQRPELWKRTEIHLKRHLNLTDPTEPVSLILTSGQAAEKTLGCLAQQLAEAFSNAFNSSVLGIDGTSKSVKDSDQVKLDIDKALKEAFEGGTQAAVIHRFEELPPGSTLIFYRYCDHENSAFKKVFLVFTVMLPVAELDFKLSLNEVEEQVQEYLKKKFVSSDGTVEFNQMDVDKLSGLWSRISHLILPVTAEQKIEHHGCGE; encoded by the exons ATGGATCGCGTCGATTTGGAAAGAGAGAGTGCTGAATTGAGAAGAAGCACCAGACAGTTGAGGAATAAAG GAGTTTTTGCAATTGATCTGAGACCGAGAGGAGCGCtgaagaggaagagaaacaTCACAGCTTTTACCACCACTGAAGAGTGTGGCACAGATGAAG GATCTCCAGATAAGGTCTCCAGGCTTCAGATGGAGAAGGACGCAGAAGATGGACATGAGAATGGGGACCAAAATAATACAGTGGAAATGGATGCGGAGGAACATGAAGATCAGAACGAAGACATGAGTTCAGAGGATGAAAGTGAAAATT CAAAACCTCTCATCCAGGAGGATGTGATCAGAACACTGCGTGTGGGGAATCTGGAAACAGAGGAGATGAGGGCATTCTTACGGCGGCAAAGCAACTCGCATCAAAAGTCACCGGCACCAGAGCTGTCCAAACTGACAGGGTGTGGAGACACAGTTCATGGTTCTCAGATTTTATCAAGAG AACCCTCCAGAACAGGCTCTGCTTCTATCAATCTCAAACCACAGGAGAACAGGGCAGACATTTTGACAGTGAGGAGCAGTATAAGACAGTATCACAACAAAATGGAGGAGAAAGCCAGAG GTGTTTCTGCTGCTGATCATCAGGGCAGGGACAGGTATCCATATGTGAAAGGTCACGCAACACACATCTACAAGACAAATAAccttcctgctgaaaaacaGTCCCTAGACCACACAAACATAG AATTAAGGAAAAAAGTTACCACAAAAGTAGGTTCAACACCCCCCTCAAGAG CAGATGTATGGGGTGTATGCAGGTGGCTTCAGTGGGCTGTGCTCCTGCTGGCTTCACTTGTGTTGGGCTTAATGGCTTATCAACACTTTCCGGCCTCATCCAGAACAAATGAACATCACAACAGATTGTTGTACAGTGCATCTTTCGAAACCCACTTGGCTGAACTAAAGCCGTTATTCCCTAGCCAGCGACCAGAACTCTGGAAAAGGACTGAGATCCATCTTAAGCGCCACCTTAATCTGACCGATCCAACTGAACCAGTGAGTCTCATCCTAACCTCTGGTCAAGCGGCTGAGAAGACTCTGGGCTGTCTGGCGCAACAGTTAGCTGAGGCATTTTCTAACGCTTTCAACTCCTCAGTACTGGGTATTGATGGAACCAGCAAAAGTGTAAAAGACAGCGACCAGGTTAAGCTGGACATTGATAAAGCGCTGAAAGAGGCCTTTGAAGGTGGTACACAGGCAGCTGTTATTCACCGTTTTGAAGAGCTTCCTCCTGGATCTACACTCATCTTCTACCGCTACTGTGATCATGAGAATTCTGCCTTTAAGAAAGTCTTTTTGGTTTTCACTGTGATGCTCCCTGTTGCTGAGCTAGATTTCAAACTCAGTCTGAATGAAGTGGAAGAGCAGGTGCAAGagtacttaaaaaagaagtttGTCTCCTCTGACGGGACTGTTGAGTTTAACCAGATGGATGTAGACAAGCTAAGTGGGCTGTGGAGCAGAATCTCCCATCTCATCCTACCAGTAACTGCAGAGCAGAAGATCGAACATCATGGATGTGGGGAGTGA
- the LOC108266038 gene encoding uncharacterized protein LOC108266038 isoform X1, translating into MKPQVIIFIYLGGLILHFVKCYSSGNFDAYPAICQTMEVVHSTYLPQNTEPPFKVIPDMIRVNSSDVGKSFNVTLKADGYESFRGFLLKAQKPDKTTPQGIFSLVDTSLSRLQTCNGMKDTAVTQTDNQKKAEIKVKWNVSETGDYFFRATFVQTYEKFWIHKEISSSITTPSFTTDLVTSDPVTSDLVTPGPVTPDPVTPDPVTPGPVTPDPVTPDPVTTTTITISTSTKLSSVTKTDPPHKYLVESSLTLHLLSYLCLAVCGPFLAKACVCVWTKVTSFLSLAFSLAAFILLLIDNKQVEAEILAGVAAGLNLCQTILIFFLCGPCHELRKIFYWGLRLVAFINVCFTIATIYVGLVEHCSKPRRFWPVILMGVYLACQLLSCPFFIYGELKEKQQRQTTSSNQNCRVSCWCTCLVIFTGMNLAFTVALVLGIFLSLYV; encoded by the exons ATGAAACCCCAAGTTATAATCTTTATTTACTTAGGAGGACTCATATTACACTTCGTGAAATGTTACAGCAGTGGCAATTTTGACGCTTATCCAGCTATATGTCAGACAATGGAAGTTGTTCACAGCACCTATCTACCTCAGAACACTGAACCACCTTTTAAAGTTATCCCAGATATGATCAGAGTTAATTCTTCAGATGTGGGAAAATCCTTTAATG TAACACTGAAAGCTGATGGCTATGAATCATTCCGTGGTTTTTTGTTGAAAGCACAAAAACCAGACAAAACAACACCTCAGGGGATTTTTTCTTTGGTGGATACAAGCTTAAGCAGACTTCAGACATGTAATGGTATGAAG GATACAGCTGTAACGCAAACAGATAACCAAAAAAAGGCTGAAATAAAGGTCAAATGGAATGTTTCTGAAACCGGAGATTATTTTTTCAG GGCTACATTCGTTCAGACATATGAAAAATTCTGGATCCATAAAGAAATCTCTTCTTCAATCACGACACCATCCTTTACAACAGACCTTGTAACATCAGACCCTGTAACATCAGACCTTGTAACACCAGGCCCAGTAACACCAGACCCTGTAACACCAGACCCTGTAACACCAGGCCCAGTAACACCAGACCCTGTAACACCAGACCCTGTAACAACAACCACCATAACAATATCAACATCAACAAAATTATCCTCAG TCACCAAAACTGATCCACCGCACAAATATTTG GTTGAATCATCGCTAACTCTACATTTGCTCAGTTATCTTTGTCTTGCTGTGTGTGGTCCTTTCCTAGCGAAAgcctgtgtatgtgtttggaCAAAG GTGACATCATTTCTGTCTTTGGCATTTTCATTGGCTGCTTTCATCCTCTTACTGATAGACAACAAACAA GTTGAGGCTGAAATTCTGGCAGGAGTAGCAGCAGGCCTCAACTTGTGTCAAACCATTCTAATATTCTTTCTCTGTGGACCGTGCCATGAATT AAGAAAGATTTTCTACTGGGGGCTCAGATTGGTTGCATTCATAAACGTTTGTTTTACAA TTGCTACAATATATGTTGGTCTTGTGGAGCACTGCTCCAAACCACGCCGCTTCTGGCCCGTCATATTGATGGGAGTTTATTTAGCATGCCAATTGCTGTCATGTCCCTTTTTTATATATGGGGAACTAAAAGAAAAGCAGCAACGACAAACTACATCAAGCAATCAGAATTGCAGG gtTTCTTGCTGGTGTACGTGTTTGGTCATTTTTACTGGGATGAATTTAGCATTTACTGTAGCACTGGTATTAGGAATATTTTTATCATTGTATGTTTGA
- the LOC108266038 gene encoding uncharacterized protein LOC108266038 isoform X2: MKPQVIIFIYLGGLILHFVKCYSSGNFDAYPAICQTMEVVHSTYLPQNTEPPFKVIPDMIRVNSSDVGKSFNAQKPDKTTPQGIFSLVDTSLSRLQTCNGMKDTAVTQTDNQKKAEIKVKWNVSETGDYFFRATFVQTYEKFWIHKEISSSITTPSFTTDLVTSDPVTSDLVTPGPVTPDPVTPDPVTPGPVTPDPVTPDPVTTTTITISTSTKLSSVTKTDPPHKYLVESSLTLHLLSYLCLAVCGPFLAKACVCVWTKVTSFLSLAFSLAAFILLLIDNKQVEAEILAGVAAGLNLCQTILIFFLCGPCHELRKIFYWGLRLVAFINVCFTIATIYVGLVEHCSKPRRFWPVILMGVYLACQLLSCPFFIYGELKEKQQRQTTSSNQNCRVSCWCTCLVIFTGMNLAFTVALVLGIFLSLYV, encoded by the exons ATGAAACCCCAAGTTATAATCTTTATTTACTTAGGAGGACTCATATTACACTTCGTGAAATGTTACAGCAGTGGCAATTTTGACGCTTATCCAGCTATATGTCAGACAATGGAAGTTGTTCACAGCACCTATCTACCTCAGAACACTGAACCACCTTTTAAAGTTATCCCAGATATGATCAGAGTTAATTCTTCAGATGTGGGAAAATCCTTTAATG CACAAAAACCAGACAAAACAACACCTCAGGGGATTTTTTCTTTGGTGGATACAAGCTTAAGCAGACTTCAGACATGTAATGGTATGAAG GATACAGCTGTAACGCAAACAGATAACCAAAAAAAGGCTGAAATAAAGGTCAAATGGAATGTTTCTGAAACCGGAGATTATTTTTTCAG GGCTACATTCGTTCAGACATATGAAAAATTCTGGATCCATAAAGAAATCTCTTCTTCAATCACGACACCATCCTTTACAACAGACCTTGTAACATCAGACCCTGTAACATCAGACCTTGTAACACCAGGCCCAGTAACACCAGACCCTGTAACACCAGACCCTGTAACACCAGGCCCAGTAACACCAGACCCTGTAACACCAGACCCTGTAACAACAACCACCATAACAATATCAACATCAACAAAATTATCCTCAG TCACCAAAACTGATCCACCGCACAAATATTTG GTTGAATCATCGCTAACTCTACATTTGCTCAGTTATCTTTGTCTTGCTGTGTGTGGTCCTTTCCTAGCGAAAgcctgtgtatgtgtttggaCAAAG GTGACATCATTTCTGTCTTTGGCATTTTCATTGGCTGCTTTCATCCTCTTACTGATAGACAACAAACAA GTTGAGGCTGAAATTCTGGCAGGAGTAGCAGCAGGCCTCAACTTGTGTCAAACCATTCTAATATTCTTTCTCTGTGGACCGTGCCATGAATT AAGAAAGATTTTCTACTGGGGGCTCAGATTGGTTGCATTCATAAACGTTTGTTTTACAA TTGCTACAATATATGTTGGTCTTGTGGAGCACTGCTCCAAACCACGCCGCTTCTGGCCCGTCATATTGATGGGAGTTTATTTAGCATGCCAATTGCTGTCATGTCCCTTTTTTATATATGGGGAACTAAAAGAAAAGCAGCAACGACAAACTACATCAAGCAATCAGAATTGCAGG gtTTCTTGCTGGTGTACGTGTTTGGTCATTTTTACTGGGATGAATTTAGCATTTACTGTAGCACTGGTATTAGGAATATTTTTATCATTGTATGTTTGA